The DNA window TCACAGCAAGCTCAAGGGTAAAATAACGTGATCATCCTGGGAAAGAAGATTTTGCAGATAAAATCTCTGCTCAGAAAAGGCGCTGTAGGGGATGAAGCTGTGGACATGTTTCACCAAGGATGACCCCAGATCCAGGCTCCAAGTGACAGTGACTTTTGCATATTTTCTCGTTATTCTCTGTTGTACGATGACAGGTTGGTGCAGAAGTatcctgtttgtttgtttttagcgTGTCCTTTGTCTCTGTCTAGCAATTTTGTCTGGGCAGAAAAAGAGGACTTTGGATATTTGTCCAGGGTGTCCTGGTGTCCAATAGCCTGGGAAGGACAGTAATTTCTACAAGAGTGCTGGACACCCAGAAATGCTTAAGGCACAGCCACTGAACGTATGCACAAGGGCTTTGCTGAAGTTTCCCAGCACAGCTGACTCTATGTGCCTGGCAAAGAGGTCTGGACGGATGCAAAAAGTTTGGTGCATCCAGAACTTGTCGCATAGTGCGTGAGCGAGCTCAGGTCAGGGGTTCATCCCAGATGCTCTGGACTCACCTCCCAAGCACTGTGTGCTGCTTGCCTGCATttctagtatttttttccagggaatTCTCAGGGAGAAATACGGAAGCCTTCGTTACACTTGCCtgattattttcattgcttttcacCTCCTGATGATCACTGTTGCCTTATATTGAATGGGTAAGGTGCTCTGTAGGGTTCTTCAGATGTGAAAAAGCATCAGATCCCTTCTCCATCGCAGTGTGCAGCTGCGCAAGGGCCGGCACTGGCACAAGGGAAGGTGGCTGGGCatctcccccagcagcagcacatgtTTGCATCTGTTTGAGCCCCCTGAAAACATCACATCTTCGTATGGCTAACTTCAGCAACAGCTGATGGCACAGTCCTGCAGCTCTGTGGTGAGCGATGCATCCAGCCTTGAGTGGTACTTTCAGGGAAGTGGAAAGGTTGTGGGCCTAGTAAAATGGATGAAACTTGAGAAGCAGAACTGGGACACACaccattttatttccatgtaaGGTAAATAGGGATTTCACTGCCTTCCCAGCAATTTAGAGAAAGTCGGGACAGGAACTACTGTaactaaaatacaaagaaatgatCTTCTGCAcgtggaaaaacaaaatttagagAAACCTCTAATGTGTCCCAATGCATATGTAGGTCATAATAATGATAAAACTAAGATGGTAACTTTTGGGTTCTTTTCATGGTAATAAAAATCATAAGGGAATTTCGTATCAAATTCAGCCATCAATTCAAATTCCATTTAAGCACAGTCTTGAGAGCTTGGGATTTTAGCTGTATCTAAATCTCATGCCCTTTGCATTGCAATAAGCTGAACTCCACCTACTCAGGGAACAGGGTTTTTAACTGAGAGAAATCAGTAAAGCAAGGTTTgccaaaaatttattttgggtaAATATATTTAAGGCCAGCATTTTTACTGATGTAATGCTTTTTACATCACTGAAGTTTGAATTTGGCCTTGATGTTTTTGTACAAATATAGTATCTAGGAATTTGATGAGCCTGTATTCATGCATTATTCATTGAGATAACGTGGAGAGGAAGAGCAAGGCCTGTGCATGACAGCAGAGCCCTGAGCACTCCAGGGTCGTTTGGCGATATCCACTGGGGTGAGGCAGCACCTGCGGTGTCACCCCTGGCTGCTGTTATTTGTCGAGGCTGAACATCCCCTTGGGAAGAGACTGGGTTATGTTTGCCAAACTGTGAAACGTGGCAGTGGCAGTTTTGAAGCAATGCAGGTGGAGAATACTTTTGCCAGTTTAAGGCCCTGGGCTGGAgttgaaaagagaagaaactgtgGATTGGTTCTGCCACAGATGTTTGGTTTGaccctctgtgcctcagtttccccccaTAAAATCATCAAATGAGGATAATGCTTAATTTTGCCAGCAGGACAGCAATTTGCAGCCCTGAGGCCCACAGTCCCTCAGTGGGAGAGTAGGGATGGTGCTCTGTCCCATGCAGCCCTCAGAAAGGTGCACAGACCCGTTGGCACATGACTGCATTCTGGTATCCTGGCCTGCACCTTCCCAAGgatctgaaaaataaaccctGAATTTGAAAAACCactgactgaaaagaaaaactcacTGCTAGTGCAGCTGGCACCCCCGCATGTTTCCTCAGCTGGGCTTTGCCTCTGCAGGAGTTAAACGCGGATCCCGGTCCATGCCGAACATTGCGTAACTATAGTGTgtattatatatacataatgTATGTATTAATAGTGACTGTAACGACACTGGAGCGGTACCCCAGACCCCAACACTTTCCAGCATGCTGGAAATCACTCCATCAAGCTCCAGCAGGTGGGAAAGGGACAGACGTGAGGCCATGGGGCAGGAGTGAGGGCATGGGACTTGCACACCTCCCGGCACCTGCTGGTCTCCAGGGACCTGcaccccctccagcagcccctgcacGTCCAGGGGCTCGCCCGCTTCCAGCAGTGCGCGCTCGCCCGGGCACCGGCCCCGGGGCTCTCGCAGGCCCGGGGGCCCTCGCAGGCCCcggctcccgcccgcccgcgggggCTCGCCCAAGCGCCGGCCCTCCCGAGcaccgccccggggccgggccgggcggtgCCGCGGCTCCCATTGAGGCCGGTGTCGGGCCGGCctccgccgcggcggggccaaTGGGGGCGGCGGACGCGGTCGAGCCTCTCCCcggcctcccccgccgccgccgggcgcccGTCATGTGAGGGGGATATAGTACTACGGGAGCGGGGCCGCGCTCCGCAGCCGCGCACCCGCCTCCCGGGGGAGCTGcgcccgcctcccgccgctccgctccgctccgctccccgccggggccgcgctGCGTGGCGTGCGCTCCTCTGCCTTGGCGGCTGGCTTctttaaactttgcttttttttttttaaaaaaaaaatctacatttttttcccttctcgttttcactgctgtttctgctctCTTCTCGTCGTTCTTGGCCTTTTCTCCCGGGCTTGCAGAGGAGTTCAGGTAAGGGCGTGCGAGGGGCGCGGGGTTTGCGCGGGCGCGTCCCGCCGGCGGTGACCCTGCACCCCGGCGCCGCAGCACCGGTAGCCGGAGGGGGGGAACACACGCCGGCGGGGGTCTGTGCCGCTGCTGCGCGGTCACGGGGGGGTGTGGAAGGTTAAATCCGCCCCCCCGGCggtgcagcagggcaggggtggggggctgttTGCAGGCTGGAGCCGCACCGTGCCATGGTGTGacaggcggggggggggggcgggttaCTCCCGGTCATCGCGACCAGGAGACCACGCCGGGAGGGGACGGGACGACTGTGTAGGGGGCTCGGACCCCCAAAGCCTCCGGAGAAGGGATGGAGGGAGCCCGAAAAcgattaaaataaaaaataattttaaaaaacccaaaccaaaccaaaaccacaaaccaatcACCGAACAATCAAATGCTTTGCAGCCGTGGAAACCTGCGTGTGCTGGGGTGGGAATTGTGTCTGACCCCCCCCGGCCCACTTGCACTGCCCGGGCGGCTCATGCTGCGCCCCTGTTATTTCGGGGCACCGTTCGCTGCCGGGCGCTCAGCcccggggggcgctgggggggggggggggggccgccgGCGCCCGCTGCAGGTAAAGTGCTTCCCCTTGTGGAAGTCAAAGTTTGGGCGCGGAGCGGGGTTAGTTTCCAGAAAATAAGGCTTTGGGAACgtttctgcaaaacagcagaaaaaaacccaacaacaacaaaaaaaacccccagcaaACAAAAACGGGGAGACCCTAAACAACCCCCAATTTCCTCCGTGTCCGGGGAGCAGCACAGGCACCTAGCAGAAGGGATGAGAGCAAATGGGTTTCCCCCTGGCTCTTGGCGTCTTTAttgatatttttacttttttccccccccatgCATTTcgattttaatttcttagaaaCGCTGGGCCTGCTTCACTGCCTGGTTTATGGCTCCGTCTGTGGAGCAGGAGTCAGCCTGAACAGATTTAAAATCTTCTAGGgaacaagaaaaaaccctgaagagaTCAGTCCTAAACTAGAAAAAGCTGTAGCAGTACACATAGGAGATGACTGTCAGTGTATCTGAGCCCATATACCGCTGGGCTATCGGTTGCACTGAACTGACCGTCCAGAAATGACAGGCTGGGAAATATGTCCCTGTGTTTCAGCAAGTTCCCAGGACTTAACATTTAAACATTACTCTGAGTCAGAATATGCCTTCtctgttttgggttgggtttttgttgttgttttttttttagctggcGATTAGATAGacagtttttaaacagaacaaCATGTTTCTGGCAGAAAGGACATCATAACAACTCAGGGAACTCTTAAAAGTTGGAGACTGTTGTGCTGCCGTGTGCTGTTGAACAGCTGCTGTATTTCACTCCAGAAGTGGCTGGTTTTCAGTGGCTCAGGCACTGAGGTCCCTCTATAAGTGCTTACATTTCTAACGTGTTTTTCACGGCTCCTAGAGATGGAAGTACTTTATGTAAACAGCATCATTAGTGTTCATGGCCTGTGTAGCCCtgcctttttttggttttattttttaatcttatggTTTTGTCTGCGTCATCAGGAAAAGTAGGGATGAAAGCCTTTTGGTTGTTAGTCTGGCCTTTAGGATAAAATATAGCCTGGGCCCGATCCTGCATTCCAGTCATTCCCCAAAATCTTCTTGGCTGCTCTGCAAGTTTTGAGAGTGCACAGAAAGCAGATCTGGCCCATGATGTGCCTGGATCTATTTGCCTGTGACAGTCCCCTCTCTTCTTAAAATTACTCTGGTTACTCCAAGTGGCATTGCTCCATGTCAAAAGAGATGGGGAAATAGCCGTGCTGGCTGTTTTCTGCTGAGGTACATTGCTCACAGCAGTTGCTAGgagtttgttggggtttttttcctctcctttcagcCTTTATTCAAATTAGGGTTTAGTTCTATTCCCTGTGGAATATATGGCTATTTTGATACGTGGCTTCCTAGTTTTCACAgccatttaaagaaaacttgaagttgtttttttttttttttttctttaaagaaaacccaaacaaacttTGCCAACTGCTTTTGGTGCATGTTCTTTCCCTGCACGCACAGAACACGCCagcttttcttagaaaaaaaccatGCTACAGTCCAGATTTCACTCACAGCACcatttttcagaagttcagGCTGGAACAATGCAGACATAGGAGGGAGGATTGGAAACCATCTGAGGGCAAGTCCTCCTTTCTGCCCCACATTTCACAAGGCAGTCACCAGTTTTTGGTGCAAGACAGGAATGAGGTGCTTGGGTGAGTTCTTACTGGAAGCCAATACAAACTTCTCAGAAGCAGATTgtgttttctatttcaaaacTGGGAATAGCTCAGCTGTGGAACTTCTGCTGTAGGAACTTTCTGTCAacacagagatttaaaaaaaaaaagtctgttagAAATAGTTCAGCTCTTCTGACTCTTCACTTTTACTCTAAGAAATGATTATAGGCTAAGGTCACAAAACAGAGCCACTAACCTCTGTTTGAACTTCCTTGTGTTCGGCACATGTGGGTATTTCATTATCGGTTCTGAGGCATAGCTGACTGACAGGCCACGCATACCAGGAAAATGTGCAGTCTTACTTTTAAGTCTTTCAACCTGCCCCTACTTCCTCCATGTGCTTTTGAAGGAGGAAACTTCAATCtttaagaaatatgttttttttccccccgtttCCTGTGAAATATTAATAGATGCTGCTAGTGGGACAGAGCTCTCGAAATGTGTTGTGTAAAATACCTCACTGCGTTTGCTGCAGCACGGAGCACATAGACGcgttttgatttttctctagAGAAGGCAAAGACAGGGCAGATTTTGGAGATCAGGCAGCAAGGATGCTCTGCAAGAGCAATAACAACCATCCCCTTCCCTGCACAAAACTGGGAGCTATTGACTATTCATGGCAAAGCGTCCAAAGCGCAGCGGCAGAGCCTGTGGAAAATGACAGCGTGTAACAAGATTGACTGGCATTTCCTTCACGCTGGGTCACATGCCTCCtaattcacacacacacaaaacctcATAGGCTGATCAAATGACTTCTATCTCTGCAGTCCACATACCTTCCACAGAAAGAGTTGTTTTATTATGCACATATACAGCTCTGTTTTCAATCAGTCACCTTGAGCGAATGACTGAGGATAGTGTTCGCTCCGTCTGGAGGTCCCTGCGTTTGCTCCCTAAGAGGCATAGTCTCTGTCCgtaagcaatttattttttttcctctgggcGGGGGGAAAACCTGAATACGCAGATGcccctcctgcctttccctccccagaaACCTTTCTAGGAAGTTTGCTTGGCTTAACTGGGAAAGCGCAGGATGGTCGCCGGTGTCGGCGAGCATTGCGGTGGGCTGCGCCAGGAAGGATGGATTTTGCCCTTGTGCCTCTGTGGGGTTGCAACGGGATTATGGCTCATGTGAGTAGGGGCTTGCGGGATGGTGCCCGCTTGCCTCCTCGATACAGGGGGGGAAACTGGGAGTGTGGCTGCCTGCCATGGGTCACGGCAGATTGAGATGGCGGGGGTCTGTACGAGCCCTACGAGCCCTCCCAGTTTAGCAACTGGCGTGAGGTTCAGATCACCTCGACCTCTGCACTCAGAGAGAAAGGAGTATGGAGTGATGAGGTGAAACCAGCCACCAGCTGGCTTGCCAGGACATGGTAATTAGCTCAGCGCAGTGCCAGCCTTATTAAGGGCAGTGCAGGTGATGATGACGTTGGTACACTGATTCATTACATCTGGAAGGGAAAATCCGCCTAGTAAATGCTGAagcacagtaaatatttttggctCCTGACAGATTGATCCTTGCATTATGCTGATTAGCCTATATTTGTGGAACTGAGGAAGTTAAAAATACGGTTGGTGGAAAGCTACAAGATAAGGAAAGGATTTGCGTTTCATGGCTACCAGCAAtaagcttctttttttatttgtttttttttgggtggtaAAAATTTcaacactttattttttctcccgTTTCCCTTTGTTGGCTCTAGGTTTCACCGTTAAGTGAAAGcccataatttattttctcttgccagtAATATTCTGGAAGGGAGCTGTAAATCTAGAGCGCACACAGTtgggaaattatttctgaaagaattcTTTTGCAAATATGTGGTGCAATCCTGCAAAATGCTTCAGCCCTGACAGTCCTTAGGGGGTGGTGGAGACGTATCAAAGCGTGTAGCAGCATGTGTACTCAGTGAGACTGCATGCTTTGGACTTTCCCGTGAGCTAGAGGGCTTTACGAGCTTTAGTTTGTGGAGATAAATGATTAAACCAACTTCTGactgttgctgttttgttttcctacaCTCAGGCTCTTACCTGAACTTTTGCTGCCTGGTATATGCTGTTGGGATATCCATAAGAGATCGCCCAGGAATGGTGGATCACTTGCTGCCTACTGATGAATCCTTTTCATCTACAAGATCTTCTCTTGGATACTTTGGGGACATGACAGCAGGGGTGAGGTCGTACCAAATGCTGCCCTCTCCCCTGTCAGAAGATGACAGCGACTCGTCCAGCTTTTGTTCTTGTTCTAGCCCTGACTCCCAGGTTCTCAGCTCCAGCTATGGAAGCACGTCCAGTGCAGAAAGTCAGGACAGTATCTTAGACTACTTGTTGTCCCAGGCATCTTTGGGAAACACTGCTGCATCATGGTGGGACAAAAGGAGACTTCAGCCAATAGTGAAAGAGGAGTACTTTAGGTTGCCTGAATTTGCTGTGGATATGGAAGACTCAGGACCATTTCAGCCCACACTTGAGGAAATTGAGGAATTTCTGGAGGAGAACATGGAGTTGGAGCTCAAAGAAAGACCTAAAAGTGAGACCAAGGACTTGAGAGCTTGCAGCCAAGTTTCTGTTGCTTCGCTACAGCAAAAAGACCATATGTTACCCAGTGCtagtttaaaagaaagtaaaaatgaacAGTTGGGCAGCTCAACAGAAAGTGGCCAAGCTCAAAATGGAGGAATGTCCCTGGAGAATGGGATACCAGTTATGCTCCAAATTCAGCCTGTACAGGTCAAACAGGAGTCCAACACAAGCCCCGGTTCCCAAGGACCAGCACAAGAGAACATTAAAATTGCACAGCTCCTCGTCAACATCCAAGGACAGACATTTGCCCTTGTGCCTCAGATAGTTCAGTCGTCCAATTTGAACTTGTCCTCTAAATTTGTCCGCATTGCTCCTGTCCCCATCGCCGCCAAGCCAATTGGGCCAGGAGGCATGATCCAGGGTCAGACAGGAATCATCATGGGtcagaaatttcaaaagaaCCCTGCAGCAGAACTCATTAAAATGCACAAATGTTCTTTTCCTGGTTGTACCAAGATGTACACGAAAAGCAGCCATTTGAAAGCCCACCTGAGGAGGCATACAGGAGAAAAGCCTTTTGCATGCACGTGGCCGGGTTGTGGATGGAGGTTAGTATTGGGGTTCAGCACTGTCCTATCCCTCTTTCCCTTTTGCTCACAGGTAGGTTTGCACTCTGATTTATAAACCGTTTCTGTTCCCAAAACTTGTTCGGTTGGTTTGAGAATTaagacctttttcttcctgttaggTTATCTAGGGGCTTTGGAAAATTAAATAGTAGACCATCACCTGCTGGGACCAGCTGTTTAAGTGTCTTAAAAAAATCGTAGTAGTCCATCGTGATTTGTATTTCATTCCAGGAGGGTCAGATTAAGCTTGTTACTGCAGGCAATATCTTGCGTTCACATTGGTCTGGTTGCAGCACACCAGTTGCAGCAGATGCTTGGCTGGTACCAGCTGAAGGCTGTAAGTGAACTGGATGGTTTAGGGCAGAATCACTGCATGGCTGTCTGTGCCTCCAACTGCATGGGGCTAAACAGGGTCACTGAAGGGCTGTGATAAGTGAGTGTGGTTAAGAAGAGCAGTGTTCTGTGCAGTTTTCTATAAAACTCACTCCATCCCACTCCTTCTGGAAATGCTGGCAGTGACACTCTGGCACGCTCTGGGTTTTGTTCTCTGCGTTAATTCAGAAGAATGCGTGGGTACCACTCAAAGTTGCAAAAAGCTGTCAGATATAACAACATAACCAGAAGGCTGAGGTGGAGTTAAGCATTGCTTGAATGAAAGATTGCAGGTTTGATTAAGCAAAATGTTTCGCAGAGGGTAtctcttgatttattttttttttttaatttttaatactaggtgaaaaatgaaaacttcgttaaaaaaatcaacttctTATTTTAAGGAAACTTTGATGGAAGTCTTCTTCCTTCATTCCAGTTAGCTGTATTACTAGCTTGCCTGCTGGCAAGTGTTAATATACAGCACCACGAATTAagatgggaaaaacaaaatcttaacTCCGTTGTATTAAATTAAACAGgatttctttcaaagaatatCCTGCAGAGCTTCAGCGAGCAATGTCTAATGAGGAAATGGGTTGTGATCATGGGGAACAGGCGAGGTAAAAAGTAACAGGAGAGGGTTCTGTAAAAATGCAAGTATGTGAGACATGCAGCACTTAGAGATGGCTGGATTGGTTTGAGGGAAAAGGTCAGAATGGGGCTGAATCCTGTGGCCCCCAACTGGACTGGTTTGAAATTTGCCTTTCAGAAGGACTGAGGAGATGaatgtaattaatttctttggtgaatttcttttctgtttcagtttacGGTGGTTTTACAAACTGGTggtgattttctttcctttcgTACTGGTGGCACTTCTCATGAGCCAGGCTCAGTGGCTTGCTGCTCAGCATGCACTGAAATTAAAGCCATGTTATTGAGCTGATTGGTCCCATAACCTGCAGGCTGGTTTGCTCCTGACCTGCAGTAGAGGCACTCGCTCCTTTTTATTTGGTTGCCAGAGTACGTGCGCACAGGCAGCAGATGTGCCTCCTGCCTGTGAACGTGTCTGTGGGTGTCACGTTGGCTTCCCTTGCACTGGGATGTGAGCAAAACTGTCATTTTTGTGACAAATGCATGTGGCATGTGAGGGTTTGTCTGATCCATGCTGAGATTTATCCCAACCCTTCCAGTGACTTTTGTGGCTCAAGATCAGGAACCCGAAGTGTTGCCTGTGGGTGATCTTCTCCCGTTCTATCTTACAGAACTGGTGTTTCCCAGGTTGCAAAACCAAGGGGAACATTTAGGAAAGATATTAAGTGGTAAGGGACGGAGGTTGAATTTACACCAGGGTGCCTGCCTTCTCCCAGCATTACTGCAAATGGTGTGAATCAAAAGCAGGACGCAGGTGTAAGGTGGGCCAAGAGAAGTGCAGGTCCTGCCACTGGGAGCATCCTGAACTTTCAGCCAGCCACAACTTTTTAAAGATGAGGAGCCCAGCAGGGATGAGAAATTAATCACCTTAGCTATGAGGAATGTGTGTCTTGTCCACAACCAGCTGCTGCAAGGGCTTTTCAAACTCTATTGCTGTTTATCTCGTTGCATTTCACAGCCCAGGCTGGTACCCCAATCCCCAACACCCCCAAACTTCAGAAGGgttctgctctgagcagggaggTTTGTAGCCAGCAGGAGAGGCAGCGCTTGGCGAGCTGCTTCCTGTGCTCACAGCAGTCTGTCGCACTGGCCTGAGACTCTTGCACATCCCCTACATATCAAAGGCCAGACCCAATTGAGCACTGAATTACTCAGTCCCTTTTAATCAATAAAGCATGTTTACGTTTTCCAGAAGTTTAGTGAGAGCTGAGATCTCACATGACTTAAGTCAAATACATCTGGACTCTCTGTTTGCTCCCAGTTTTATATCATCTCAAATTAATTTAAGTACTGAAatgctgctgggctctgctttccccttctttcaCTGCATTCTTGTACTTgcgtatttattttttcatgaaagaCACTTAAGATCTGACCTCACTGAATACAgtaatttcaaaaagaaaacaaagtgttgCCTAGCACAAAGTGGCTGAGCTGTGGGGGATTAAAGCTTTCCCAGCTCTACAGGCAGCCCTGCTATGGTGAGGTTGGATGCTTTAAATGCAGCAAGGTAGGGGTGTGCACACAGCAATCCCTTTTGCTAACCCCTAGGACAGTGGGAGAGCCCCAAGTACCTCCCTGGAAGAGGCTGAACCCTGGTTGCTTGTGCCCTTCCTTGGCATGGGGCAAGAGCTGTTTTCAGCAGGCTGCAGAAAGGCGTTCGTGAGTGGCCGGTGACCCGTTGCGTTCGATACCCTGCTGTACCGGTCGGCGCGCTGACCTGTGTCATGCCAGCTTATACCTTTGGCATACAGCAGGCTGCGGTTAGCGCTGCTCCTGAGACAGCCCTGACCAAAAACCTGAGCTGCAGCGTGGGCCGGTCCCCAGCAGCCGTGTTACGGCATGCAGCAGGAGAAGCTCTCGATGCTCCGATGGAGCAGCAACACGCAAAGCTGCAGTTGTTGTAAGGCCTGGGGGATTAGGCAATCACCTTTAAATGCCCTGCCACATTGTCGGGCTGGAGGCGCTTCCCCGCAAAGCTCTGCAGGTGACAGCGTGCAATACAAGCTCTGCCTGGTTTGGTAGGGAGGGTTTAAAGGCTTCTAATGCATGTGGTCAGGAGTGCGTATGGGACCAGGCAAGCGTGGAGGGGACCATGTGTGGGACAGGTCAGGGCAGGCATCTCACGTTGGCCTTTTTTGCAGGTGCTGTGCAAAGTGGTTTGCAGGTGTGCAGGAGATTTACTGTAGCGGTGCTTTGGGGATTGGCAGGATGACTCTAGAGCCTCCCCTCCGCTGTGGAGGAGAGGTACAGCCTGAGTGAGTTTCAATGGCTTGTGGCCGTGGTAGGGACCTTGGAGTACCAGGCTGAAGATATTGACCTTTCTTGCCTTGTGAGCCACCTAGCAATGTCCTCATATGGCCAGGAGACACCATACATGTCCTACACATCATGGAGCTCTAGGATTTGTCTTCAAGGGAGATATAGTTACAGGTCCTTTGGGGTCCCACCCA is part of the Phalacrocorax carbo chromosome 6, bPhaCar2.1, whole genome shotgun sequence genome and encodes:
- the KLF15 gene encoding Krueppel-like factor 15 isoform X2 — encoded protein: MVDHLLPTDESFSSTRSSLGYFGDMTAGVRSYQMLPSPLSEDDSDSSSFCSCSSPDSQVLSSSYGSTSSAESQDSILDYLLSQASLGNTAASWWDKRRLQPIVKEEYFRLPEFAVDMEDSGPFQPTLEEIEEFLEENMELELKERPKSETKDLRACSQVSVASLQQKDHMLPSASLKESKNEQLGSSTESGQAQNGGMSLENGIPVMLQIQPVQVKQESNTSPGSQGPAQENIKIAQLLVNIQGQTFALVPQIVQSSNLNLSSKFVRIAPVPIAAKPIGPGGMIQGQTGIIMGQKFQKNPAAELIKMHKCSFPGCTKMYTKSSHLKAHLRRHTGEKPFACTWPGCGWRFSRSDELSRHRRSHSGVKPYQCPVCEKKFARSDHLSKHVKVHRFPRSNRSVRSVN
- the KLF15 gene encoding Krueppel-like factor 15 isoform X1 translates to MHANPPCRDRRMYLVISFVFFRRKEARRERRYFERASLKHMTTLLLSSLGPSLLLPADGGSYLNFCCLVYAVGISIRDRPGMVDHLLPTDESFSSTRSSLGYFGDMTAGVRSYQMLPSPLSEDDSDSSSFCSCSSPDSQVLSSSYGSTSSAESQDSILDYLLSQASLGNTAASWWDKRRLQPIVKEEYFRLPEFAVDMEDSGPFQPTLEEIEEFLEENMELELKERPKSETKDLRACSQVSVASLQQKDHMLPSASLKESKNEQLGSSTESGQAQNGGMSLENGIPVMLQIQPVQVKQESNTSPGSQGPAQENIKIAQLLVNIQGQTFALVPQIVQSSNLNLSSKFVRIAPVPIAAKPIGPGGMIQGQTGIIMGQKFQKNPAAELIKMHKCSFPGCTKMYTKSSHLKAHLRRHTGEKPFACTWPGCGWRFSRSDELSRHRRSHSGVKPYQCPVCEKKFARSDHLSKHVKVHRFPRSNRSVRSVN